In the genome of Vallicoccus soli, one region contains:
- a CDS encoding pyridoxamine 5'-phosphate oxidase family protein, producing the protein MADERSGVEKVADIIKDIKTCMLTTVADDGRLVSRPMAVQQVRFDGDLWFASDGDSPKVHEIQHGAHVNAAFASRDTWLSLAGTAEVVQDRAKAEELWNPALQAWFPDGPGTPGLALIRVHAESAEYWDTPGGAVTNLIALATSKVKGQRPDVGENETVELGPGAPPTP; encoded by the coding sequence GTGGCTGACGAGCGCAGCGGCGTCGAGAAGGTCGCCGACATCATCAAGGACATCAAGACCTGCATGCTGACCACCGTGGCCGACGACGGGCGCCTGGTGAGCCGCCCCATGGCCGTGCAGCAGGTCCGCTTCGACGGCGACCTGTGGTTCGCCTCCGACGGCGACTCCCCCAAGGTCCACGAGATCCAGCACGGGGCGCACGTCAACGCGGCCTTCGCCAGCCGCGACACCTGGCTCTCCCTGGCGGGCACCGCGGAGGTCGTGCAGGACCGGGCCAAGGCCGAGGAGCTGTGGAACCCCGCTCTGCAGGCGTGGTTCCCGGACGGCCCTGGCACGCCCGGCCTGGCCCTCATCAGGGTGCACGCCGAGAGCGCGGAGTACTGGGACACCCCGGGCGGTGCCGTCACCAACCTCATCGCCCTGGCCACCAGCAAGGTCAAGGGCCAGCGCCCCGACGTCGGGGAGAACGAGACGGTGGAGCTCGGCCCCGGCGCTCCCCCGACGCCGTGA
- a CDS encoding rhodanese-like domain-containing protein, with protein MVRMPTSISAVDFFAAKLAHQTDPADLASARAGGAGPLVLDVRSDASWEQGRIPGAVHLPGGQVRDRIGDLAPDLDAPIVVYCWGPGCNGATKAASTLASMGYTRVKELIGGFEYWAREGLAVVTGTGRSRRAPDELVAPVQVP; from the coding sequence ATGGTGCGCATGCCGACCTCGATCTCCGCCGTGGACTTCTTCGCCGCCAAGCTGGCCCACCAGACCGACCCGGCCGACCTGGCGTCGGCCCGCGCCGGCGGCGCCGGGCCGCTGGTGCTCGACGTGCGCTCGGACGCGAGCTGGGAGCAGGGCCGCATCCCCGGGGCGGTGCACCTGCCCGGTGGGCAGGTGCGGGACCGCATCGGGGACCTGGCACCGGACCTGGACGCGCCGATCGTCGTCTACTGCTGGGGCCCGGGCTGCAACGGTGCCACCAAGGCCGCCTCGACCCTCGCCTCGATGGGCTACACCCGGGTGAAGGAGCTGATCGGTGGCTTCGAGTACTGGGCCCGCGAAGGGCTCGCGGTCGTCACCGGCACCGGGCGGTCGCGGCGGGCCCCGGACGAGCTCGTCGCCCCCGTCCAGGTGCCGTGA
- a CDS encoding Lrp/AsnC family transcriptional regulator, with translation MATNPRPSLDATDRSILEKLQRDGRTSVADLARAINLSASATAERLRRLTDTGVITGYSATLDPEALGYSVTAFVRLAYPTGNYKPFHDLLAVTPEVVEAHHVTGDDCFVLKVLARSMRDLERITGGLATLGSITTSVVYSSPLPHRPLEPA, from the coding sequence GTGGCGACGAATCCGCGGCCGTCCCTCGATGCGACCGACCGGAGCATCCTCGAGAAGCTCCAGCGCGACGGCCGGACCAGCGTCGCGGACCTGGCCCGTGCGATCAACCTGTCCGCGAGCGCCACCGCCGAGCGGCTGCGCCGCCTCACCGACACCGGGGTGATCACCGGCTACAGCGCCACCCTGGACCCCGAGGCGCTGGGGTACTCGGTGACCGCGTTCGTGCGCCTGGCGTACCCCACGGGTAACTACAAGCCGTTCCACGACCTGCTCGCGGTCACCCCCGAGGTGGTCGAGGCCCACCACGTCACCGGCGACGACTGCTTCGTCCTCAAGGTCCTCGCCCGCTCGATGCGCGACCTGGAGCGCATCACCGGCGGGCTGGCGACGCTGGGCAGCATCACCACCAGCGTCGTCTACTCCAGCCCGCTGCCGCACCGACCCCTCGAGCCCGCGTAG
- a CDS encoding VOC family protein, producing MTSLISHTSFDATDAYAQSVFWGQVLGFAGDPEQPDAPGDEECLIMSPDGSQRLLFIEVPEPKQVKNRLHLDLVPATGTRDEELARLLGLGASIVRDLREPDGPGWVVLADPEGNEFCILRSDAERAAT from the coding sequence GTGACGTCGCTGATCTCGCACACGTCCTTCGACGCGACCGACGCCTACGCGCAGTCCGTGTTCTGGGGTCAGGTGCTCGGTTTCGCCGGCGACCCGGAGCAGCCGGACGCGCCCGGGGACGAGGAGTGCCTGATCATGTCCCCCGACGGTTCGCAGCGGTTGCTGTTCATCGAGGTCCCCGAACCGAAGCAGGTCAAGAACCGGCTGCACCTGGACCTCGTCCCCGCGACCGGCACCCGGGACGAGGAGCTGGCGCGCCTGCTCGGGCTCGGCGCCAGCATCGTGCGGGACCTGCGCGAGCCCGACGGTCCGGGATGGGTGGTGCTCGCCGACCCCGAGGGGAACGAGTTCTGCATCCTGCGCAGCGATGCGGAGCGCGCCGCCACCTGA
- a CDS encoding SRPBCC family protein: MATRPIEKQIDVDAPRERVWEVLTGDATYRQWTAEFAEGSYADTDWQEGGDVRFLGPDGTGLVGRVVASHRPELLDVEYTGVVGGGSDDTESEQARLWAGTHETYRLAEAAGGTHLAISAPMEDAYYDDMAAAWDRALARVKELAESR, translated from the coding sequence ATGGCGACCCGCCCCATCGAGAAGCAGATCGACGTCGACGCCCCGCGCGAGCGCGTGTGGGAGGTCCTGACCGGCGACGCCACGTACCGGCAGTGGACGGCGGAGTTCGCCGAGGGGTCGTACGCCGACACCGACTGGCAGGAGGGCGGCGACGTCCGGTTCCTCGGCCCCGACGGGACCGGCCTGGTCGGGCGGGTCGTCGCGAGCCACCGGCCCGAGCTCCTCGACGTCGAGTACACCGGTGTCGTGGGCGGCGGCAGCGACGACACCGAGAGCGAGCAGGCGCGCCTGTGGGCCGGGACGCACGAGACGTACCGCCTGGCTGAGGCCGCTGGCGGGACGCACCTGGCGATCTCCGCCCCGATGGAGGACGCCTACTACGACGACATGGCGGCGGCGTGGGACCGCGCGCTGGCCAGGGTCAAGGAGCTGGCCGAGTCACGGTAG